The sequence TTCCGGAACTGGCTCGCGGTATTGGCAAAGGCATTCGTGAGTTCAATGACGCTAAAGAAGGCGTTAAGAACGAGATCGAATCTGGTATGAGGGAGAAAGAGAAGGCTCAGTAAGGCCTTAGCTGCTAGTGCAGCCGTGTTTACAGAAACATTAAATCTGGGAAAGAAAGTAGCCCATTGGGTTGCATTGTTTTCACCGCTTAAAACGATCAAAACATGCAATTAAGAGATCTTTTACTGAGTTCGTTAGCCACACTCACCATAGCTTCGGCAAGCGCGCAAACCGGCCAAAAACCGGCGCCGCATACGAAGGTGGTAAAAACTGACACCATTGTTATCCGCAAGCCGCTTGTAAAGCCTGGTATGCCTGCTCAGACGCTGGCAGCCAATGCTGTTATGGCAGTTCCGGAAAAGAAGCCATACAAGCCCGTGCCCCTGGCTGGCGAAAAGGCGTACTACGGTACAATGGATGATTATATCAAGGAATTTGTGAAGAAGTACCTC comes from Polluticoccus soli and encodes:
- a CDS encoding Sec-independent protein translocase subunit TatA/TatB, producing MSLLAIQPQLLISMPSGGEWITILIVVIVLFGGKKIPELARGIGKGIREFNDAKEGVKNEIESGMREKEKAQ